One window of Triticum dicoccoides isolate Atlit2015 ecotype Zavitan chromosome 5A, WEW_v2.0, whole genome shotgun sequence genomic DNA carries:
- the LOC119299188 gene encoding uncharacterized protein LOC119299188 has product MFYTNMMQCPDTVLKRKWVKHFHPILAVASGQEIKDELTPGGGVSFNLMRCIVRALVVTDNKMYKGWLDRWRGLFDPRFVDEVCKEDAEKDWDYIYIMMDSKLWVTKLNG; this is encoded by the exons ATGTTCTATACTAACATGATGCAGTGCCCCGATACAGTGCTCAAAAG GAAATGGGTGAAGCACTTCCATCCAATCCTGGCAGTGGCATCTGGACAGGAAATTAAGGATGAACTCACTCCAGGTGGTGGTGTGTCGTTTAACCTCATGCGATGCATAGTGCGCGCACTAGTGGTGACAGATAACAAAATGTACAAAGGCTGGCTGGACCGCTGGAGAGGGCTCTTCGATCCTAGATTTGTG GATGAGGTCTGTAAGGAAGATGCTGAAAAGGACTGGGATTACATTTACATCATGATGGACTCTAAGTTGTGGGTTACAAAATTGAATGGCTGA
- the LOC119299190 gene encoding protein FAR1-RELATED SEQUENCE 3-like isoform X1, whose amino-acid sequence MERHTSKIYTRSMFEEFGRLLMEAIAYNVTEIDKMKKYVATHNNAAKRERWSRVVYEVTISDDQKVFCCECGQFEHTGLLCSHILRVMEILHLEEIPEKDIVKRWTKDARDILPSHLQQYQKDKWSNTSFTWRHSTLYLKAMEVVRMGDASAESFDFMLGGLDDLLVRGAPIAEKRDGMGFEDRITTLDPLRHTRNGEVAFVVGTVADKENSMAHSVSVNDLQGLAPPGKQRGVGRPTNSREKAPYKGLSRRTRFCSICRREGHKRTTCLDRGDAPKKPRKPGQCKNYGIEGHRRNTWTRPLGFGAN is encoded by the exons ATGGAGAGGCACACCAGTAAAATATATACCAGATCCATGTTTGAGGAGTTTGGAAGGTTGCTGATGGAAGCCATAGCCTATAACGTAACGGAGATAGATAAGATGAAGAAATATGTAGCAACCCACAATAATGCGGCGAAAAGAGAGAGATGGAGCAGAGTTGTTTATGAGGTTACCATCAGTGATGATCAGAAGGTGTTTTGCTGTGAGTGTGGTCAGTTTGAACACACAGGTTTGCTGTGCAGCCACATTCTAAGG GTTATGGAAATACTTCACCTTGAGGAGATCCCAGAAAAAGATATTGTGAAACGGTGGACGAAGGACGCAAGGGACATTCTTCCTAGCCATCTGCAGCAGTACCAAAAGGACAAATGGAGCAACACATCATTCACATGGAGGCATTCAACACTGTACTTGAAAGCTATGGAAGTCGTTCGCATGGGGGATGCTAGTGCAGAATCATTTGACTTCATGCTAGGTGGGCTGGATGATCTGCTGGTGCGTGGAGCACCTATTGCAGAAAAGAGGGATGGAATGGGTTTTGAGGATCGCATCACGACATTGGACCCTCTGAGACACACTAGAAATGGAGAGGTTGCTTTCGTGGTCGGGACAGTTGCCGATAAAGAGAATAGCATGGCACATTCGGTGAGCGTGAATGACTTGCAAGGGCTAGCTCCACCCGGTAAGCAAAGGGGGGTCGGAAGGCCAACAAATAGCAGGGAGAAGGCACCGTACAAAGGACTGAGTAGACGTACACGCTTCTGCAGCATTTGCAGGAGGGAAGGACACAAGAGAACTACATGTCTTGACAGAGGGGATGCACCGAAAAAGCCGAGGAAACCTGGTCAATGCAAGAACTACGGAATCGAAGGTCACCGCCGCAACACGTGGACTAGGCCATTGGGCTTTGGTGCAAACTAG
- the LOC119299190 gene encoding uncharacterized protein LOC119299190 isoform X2 yields MEVAGMEFLLDTVDRFPLLEEFADSVEQPDPVPLARMEANEPSYAGSAVSKDDSGCAQQIGEVEVDRNAPAARGRAATSPTRSAQSTGRVNPEAPGWTKRLRLGSAPPDRTPCPSRMSALEESMRKYAEEPRKNVVQPSLGLTFDSVGEAYDFYNLYSWETVSALDMERAGLTLRGQSVCKKLCAVARGSQKQKIVGPVGVSVLL; encoded by the exons ATGGAGGTAGCAGGCATGGAGTTCCTTCTGGACACCGTCGACAG GTTCCCCTTGCTGGAGGAATTCGCCGACAGTGTTGAGCAGCCGGATCCAGTTCCCCTGGCACGGATGGAAGCAAACGAGCCAAGTTACGCTGGTAGCGCTGTCTCAAAAGATGATTCTGGTTGTGCCCAACAGATTGGTGAAGTTGAGGTGGACAGGAATGCACCTGCTGCTCGCGGGCGTGCGGCCACATCTCCAACTCGGTCAGCGCAGTCCACTGGCAGGGTGAACCCCGAAGCCCCCGGGTGGACAAAGAG GTTAAGGCTGGGGAGTGCGCCACCGGACAGGACACCATGTCCCAGCCGTATGAGCGCGCTTGAGGAGTCGATGCGCAAGTATGCTGAAGAACCCAGGAAAAATGTGGTGCAGCCGTCGTTGGGTCTGACCTTTGATTCAGTCGGTGAAGCATACGACTTTTACAATTTGTATTCCTGGGAAACGGTTTCGGCATTAGATATGGAAAGAGCCGGCTTAACGTTGAGAGGACAAAGTGTATGCAAGAAATTGTGTGCGGTTGCTCG GGGAAGCCAGAAGCAGAAAATAGTAGGTCCTGTAGGTGTGAGTGTCCTGCTTTGA